The Urbifossiella limnaea genome has a window encoding:
- the rpsO gene encoding 30S ribosomal protein S15: protein MAITKEAKTELISQYRRAEQDSGSPEVQVALLTARITYLTEHMRAHKKDFSSRRGLLKLVSQRADLLKYLRETDREKYLALIARLGLRK, encoded by the coding sequence ATGGCGATCACGAAGGAAGCGAAGACCGAACTCATCAGCCAGTACCGGCGCGCCGAGCAAGACAGCGGCTCGCCGGAAGTGCAGGTCGCGCTGCTCACCGCCCGGATCACGTACCTGACCGAGCACATGCGGGCGCACAAGAAGGACTTCTCCAGCCGTCGCGGGCTGCTGAAGCTGGTCAGCCAGCGGGCCGACCTGCTCAAGTACCTCCGCGAGACGGACCGCGAGAAGTACCTCGCCCTCATCGCCCGGCTCGGCCTGCGGAAGTAA
- a CDS encoding ATP-grasp domain-containing protein encodes MPAPAVWFNKYLANTGEVVARLRRDRRPGEFRVLVTHPSPRYRGRCHADHFELEPDGLAADRYVDYCLGFAERHGVALFFPGRNVLPVVAARDRFAAVGTRVCAAGDAATIRLVNHKAKLAAAVADVPGVRLPTCEVVTDRTAFDAAVERLRGRHTRVCYKPATGVYGIGFHVLDDFNHPNGIALADARTRLGAGRFADLLVMEYLPGPERSVDALAENGELVGAVVRRKGHGWQLIEDNPRLVEVVRRLAARLRLTGLFNTQFRDAAGEPHLLEINPRMSGGLPMTFRSGLNLPLWAVRLALGTGTAADLPAPRTGVRVPQPVPARST; translated from the coding sequence ATGCCCGCGCCCGCCGTCTGGTTCAACAAGTACCTCGCCAACACCGGCGAAGTCGTCGCCCGCCTCCGCCGCGACCGCCGGCCGGGCGAGTTCCGCGTCCTCGTCACCCACCCGAGCCCGCGCTACCGCGGTCGCTGCCACGCCGATCACTTCGAACTCGAGCCCGACGGCCTCGCGGCCGACCGGTACGTCGATTACTGCCTGGGGTTCGCGGAACGGCACGGCGTGGCGCTGTTCTTCCCGGGGCGGAACGTGTTGCCCGTGGTGGCGGCGCGCGACCGGTTCGCGGCGGTCGGCACGCGCGTGTGCGCGGCCGGCGACGCGGCGACGATCCGGCTGGTGAACCACAAGGCGAAGCTGGCCGCGGCCGTGGCCGACGTGCCGGGTGTGCGGCTGCCGACGTGCGAGGTGGTGACCGACCGCACCGCCTTCGACGCCGCCGTGGAGCGCCTCCGCGGCCGGCACACGCGGGTGTGCTACAAGCCGGCCACGGGCGTGTACGGCATCGGCTTCCACGTCCTCGACGACTTCAACCACCCGAACGGGATTGCACTGGCAGACGCCCGCACCCGCCTCGGAGCCGGCCGCTTCGCCGACCTGCTGGTGATGGAGTATCTGCCCGGCCCGGAGCGGAGCGTGGACGCGCTCGCCGAGAACGGCGAGTTGGTCGGCGCCGTCGTCCGCCGCAAGGGGCACGGGTGGCAGCTGATCGAGGACAACCCGCGGCTGGTCGAGGTGGTGCGGCGGCTGGCGGCGCGGCTGCGGCTGACGGGGCTGTTCAACACCCAGTTCCGCGACGCGGCCGGCGAGCCGCACCTGCTGGAGATCAACCCGCGGATGTCCGGCGGCCTGCCGATGACGTTCCGCAGCGGGCTGAACCTGCCGCTGTGGGCGGTCCGGCTCGCGCTCGGCACCGGGACCGCCGCCGATTTGCCGGCCCCGCGCACCGGCGTTCGCGTGCCCCAACCCGTGCCGGCGCGCTCGACATGA
- the pnp gene encoding polyribonucleotide nucleotidyltransferase codes for MPVSHASVELPIGGGTLVLETGKLAKQAHGAVTVRYGDSVVLVAVVEGNVIPGRDFFPLQVEYRERTYAAGKFPGGFIKRETRPSTKETLTSRLIDRPTRPLFPVGYVNEVQIHCTVISADPENDTDVLALIGASAALHVSHIPFLKPHAGVRIGRVDGQLVVLPTFQQMETSELDLIVAGTEDAIVMIEGFARELPEQEAGDAIAEAQRQCKLIIGAIHELREKAGLGKKVLPEAPPADELAEAIYKKHGAEFRTRYLTTGKKARNDALDQFKTALKAEYAPEGATDAKYTAAQVSAAVSAIRERVFREITLSGTRIDGRAPKDLRAISSEVSVLPRTHGTAVFQRGETQALVVATLGTVGDEQRVEGIQEEYSKKFWLDYNFPSYSVGECKPIRGPGRREIGHGMLAERSLKAVIPPATRFPYTIRLVSEILESNGSSSMASVCGGTLAMMDAGVPIKRPVAGISIGLVMEKDQHVLITDIQGDEDHYGDMDFKIAGTQKGVTGIQLDIKLDGIPEDIVRGALEQGREARLQILKTMLGALPAPRKEISPFAPRIVSLKINPELIGKLIGPGGKMIRSIQEETGAKIDVEDDGTVAISGLNAEGVEDAKRRVEALCAEVKVGAVYDGKVISIKDFGAFVEIAPGRDGLCHISELAPGFVSRVDEVVKIGDRIQVKVISIDDQDRVKLSRKALMDPLPEGEGGGERPPREERGGGDRGGDRGGDRRGGGGGRGRGPRRD; via the coding sequence GTGCCGGTCAGTCACGCATCCGTCGAGCTCCCCATCGGGGGCGGAACTCTCGTCCTCGAAACCGGGAAGCTCGCCAAGCAGGCCCACGGGGCCGTCACCGTCCGTTACGGCGACTCCGTCGTCCTTGTCGCCGTGGTCGAGGGGAACGTCATCCCCGGCCGCGACTTCTTTCCCCTCCAGGTGGAGTACCGCGAGCGCACCTACGCCGCCGGTAAGTTCCCCGGCGGGTTCATCAAGCGCGAGACGCGCCCCTCCACCAAGGAGACGCTCACCTCCCGCCTCATCGACCGCCCCACCCGGCCGCTCTTCCCCGTCGGCTACGTCAACGAAGTCCAGATCCACTGCACTGTCATCTCGGCCGACCCCGAGAACGACACCGACGTGCTCGCCCTCATCGGCGCCAGCGCCGCCCTGCACGTCAGCCACATCCCGTTCCTCAAGCCGCATGCCGGTGTCCGCATCGGCCGCGTGGACGGCCAGCTGGTCGTGCTGCCGACGTTCCAGCAGATGGAGACGAGCGAGCTCGACCTGATCGTCGCCGGCACGGAAGACGCTATCGTCATGATCGAGGGGTTCGCCCGCGAGCTGCCCGAGCAGGAGGCCGGCGACGCCATCGCCGAGGCGCAGCGGCAGTGCAAGCTCATCATCGGCGCCATCCACGAGCTGCGCGAGAAGGCCGGGCTCGGCAAGAAGGTGCTCCCCGAGGCGCCGCCGGCCGACGAACTGGCCGAGGCCATCTACAAGAAGCACGGCGCCGAGTTCCGCACCCGTTACCTGACGACTGGCAAGAAGGCCCGCAACGACGCGCTCGACCAGTTCAAGACGGCGCTCAAGGCCGAGTACGCTCCCGAAGGCGCCACCGACGCCAAGTACACGGCGGCCCAGGTGTCGGCCGCCGTGTCGGCGATCCGCGAGCGGGTGTTCCGCGAGATCACCCTGAGCGGCACCCGCATCGACGGCCGCGCGCCGAAGGACTTGCGCGCCATCAGCAGTGAAGTCAGCGTGCTGCCGCGGACGCACGGCACGGCCGTGTTCCAGCGCGGCGAGACGCAGGCGCTCGTCGTCGCCACCCTCGGCACCGTCGGCGACGAGCAGCGCGTCGAGGGCATCCAGGAGGAGTACTCGAAGAAGTTCTGGCTCGACTACAACTTCCCGTCGTACTCGGTCGGCGAGTGCAAGCCGATCCGCGGGCCGGGCCGCCGCGAGATCGGCCACGGCATGCTGGCCGAGCGGTCGCTCAAGGCCGTCATCCCGCCGGCGACGCGGTTCCCGTACACGATCCGCCTCGTCAGCGAGATTCTGGAGTCGAACGGCTCCAGCTCGATGGCGTCGGTGTGCGGCGGGACGCTGGCGATGATGGACGCCGGCGTGCCGATCAAGCGGCCGGTCGCCGGCATCTCGATCGGCCTGGTGATGGAGAAGGACCAGCACGTCCTCATCACCGACATCCAGGGCGACGAGGACCACTACGGCGACATGGACTTCAAGATCGCCGGCACCCAGAAGGGCGTCACCGGCATCCAGCTCGACATCAAGCTGGACGGCATCCCCGAGGACATCGTGCGCGGGGCGCTGGAGCAAGGCCGCGAGGCCCGGTTGCAGATCCTCAAGACGATGCTGGGCGCGCTGCCGGCGCCGCGGAAGGAGATCAGCCCGTTCGCCCCGCGGATCGTGTCGCTGAAGATCAACCCCGAGCTGATCGGCAAGCTGATCGGCCCCGGCGGCAAGATGATCCGCTCGATCCAGGAGGAGACCGGCGCCAAGATCGACGTGGAGGACGACGGCACCGTCGCCATCTCCGGCCTGAACGCCGAGGGCGTGGAGGACGCCAAGCGCCGCGTCGAGGCGCTGTGCGCCGAGGTGAAGGTGGGCGCGGTGTACGACGGGAAGGTGATCTCGATCAAGGACTTCGGGGCGTTCGTCGAGATCGCCCCGGGCCGCGACGGGCTGTGCCACATCTCGGAGCTGGCCCCCGGGTTCGTCAGCCGGGTGGACGAGGTGGTGAAGATCGGCGACCGCATCCAGGTGAAGGTCATCTCGATCGACGACCAGGACCGGGTGAAGCTGAGCCGCAAGGCGCTGATGGACCCGCTGCCCGAGGGCGAGGGCGGCGGCGAGCGCCCGCCGCGCGAGGAGCGCGGCGGTGGTGACCGTGGGGGCGACCGCGGCGGCGACCGCCGCGGGGGTGGCGGCGGACGGGGCCGCGGCCCGCGCCGCGACTAA
- a CDS encoding HpcH/HpaI aldolase/citrate lyase family protein — protein sequence MTIPLALGASLYVPATRPDLAAVAGGRKYPAVRSVVVCTEDAVHAHDLPAALNGVAALLDRAEPFGPLCFVRPRDPAVLRAVLAMPGARRLAGFVLPKLTRRNLPDYFAAFAADDAYRVMPTLETEDVFDATEVRRLRDVLLTDPHRRRLLTIRVGGNDLLQLLGLRRPRRGTIYETPIGPVIAQLAAAFRPHGVNLTGPVFEYLDDPRGLAREVRRDLACGLFGKTAVHPAQVPVIEAEYRVSARELRDAEAVLDPAAPAVFRRAGAMCEPATHRRWAEVVRERARVYGVRGRRPVPSLRADHAP from the coding sequence ATGACCATCCCGCTGGCGCTCGGGGCGTCGCTGTACGTCCCGGCCACCCGCCCGGACCTGGCCGCCGTCGCCGGCGGGCGGAAGTACCCGGCCGTGCGGTCGGTCGTCGTCTGCACCGAGGACGCCGTTCACGCGCACGACCTGCCCGCGGCCCTGAACGGCGTCGCCGCGCTGCTCGACCGCGCGGAGCCGTTCGGGCCGCTTTGCTTCGTCCGCCCGCGCGACCCGGCCGTGCTCCGGGCTGTGCTCGCCATGCCCGGGGCACGCCGCCTCGCCGGGTTCGTCCTGCCGAAACTCACGCGCCGCAACCTGCCCGACTACTTCGCCGCGTTCGCCGCCGACGACGCGTACCGGGTCATGCCTACGCTCGAGACCGAGGACGTGTTCGACGCCACGGAGGTGCGCCGGTTGCGAGACGTGCTGCTGACCGACCCGCATCGCCGCCGGCTGCTCACGATCCGCGTCGGCGGGAACGACCTGCTGCAACTCCTCGGCCTGCGGCGGCCGCGGCGCGGGACGATCTACGAGACGCCGATCGGCCCGGTGATCGCGCAGCTGGCCGCCGCATTCCGGCCGCACGGGGTGAACCTGACCGGCCCCGTGTTCGAGTACCTGGACGACCCGCGCGGCCTGGCCCGCGAGGTGCGTAGGGATCTCGCCTGCGGCCTGTTCGGAAAGACGGCCGTGCATCCGGCACAGGTGCCGGTCATCGAAGCCGAGTACCGCGTGAGCGCGCGGGAGTTGCGGGACGCGGAGGCGGTGCTGGACCCGGCGGCGCCGGCGGTGTTCCGGCGGGCCGGGGCGATGTGCGAGCCGGCGACGCACCGCCGGTGGGCCGAGGTGGTGCGGGAGCGGGCGCGGGTGTACGGCGTCCGCGGCCGGCGGCCGGTGCCGTCACTCCGTGCGGATCACGCGCCGTAG
- a CDS encoding HAD family hydrolase: MRVVVFLDLDGTVFQTRPKCPPGEPVRPAARARDGSPLSFITDRQRAVFDLLNRGTVIPTTARSLDAFRRVDLPFAHAAVLDFGGVVLAPGGTLDEAWDAVIRPQLRDTAADLESARSAAEAASARLGLGLTARVIRDFDLPLYLVVKHPGGDATRLAPVRDELRAAADGRFELHLNDNNLSLVPACLGKERAVRHVLDTYFADEPVATIGVGDGFSDAAFLTACDFAAVPRVGQLADRLRGEA; encoded by the coding sequence GTGCGCGTCGTCGTGTTCCTCGACCTGGACGGGACCGTGTTCCAGACGCGGCCGAAGTGCCCGCCCGGCGAGCCGGTGCGGCCGGCGGCCCGCGCCCGCGACGGCTCGCCGCTGTCGTTCATCACCGACCGCCAGCGTGCCGTGTTCGACCTGCTGAACCGCGGGACCGTGATCCCAACGACGGCCCGCAGCCTGGACGCCTTCCGCCGCGTGGACCTGCCGTTCGCACACGCCGCCGTCCTCGACTTCGGCGGCGTCGTCCTCGCGCCCGGCGGCACCCTCGACGAAGCGTGGGACGCGGTGATCCGCCCACAGCTGCGCGACACCGCCGCGGACCTGGAATCGGCACGGAGCGCGGCCGAGGCGGCGTCGGCCCGGCTCGGCCTCGGCCTCACGGCGCGCGTGATCCGCGACTTCGACCTGCCGCTGTACCTGGTGGTAAAGCACCCCGGGGGCGACGCGACGCGGCTGGCCCCCGTTCGTGACGAACTGCGGGCTGCTGCGGACGGGCGGTTCGAACTCCACCTCAACGACAACAACCTGTCACTGGTGCCGGCGTGCCTGGGGAAGGAGCGGGCGGTCCGGCACGTCCTGGATACGTACTTTGCCGACGAGCCGGTGGCGACGATCGGCGTCGGCGACGGGTTCAGCGACGCGGCGTTCCTGACCGCGTGCGACTTCGCCGCGGTGCCGCGGGTCGGTCAACTCGCGGACCGGCTGAGGGGCGAGGCATGA
- a CDS encoding phosphoribosyltransferase domain-containing protein, which yields MTHTVRLPCGTLRLDVEAATLPLDRLCGFGCRRSRKRGFVFVSRVLGKHVPVRPRVMAETHARLAESLLDLPGPVAVVALAETATGLGQGVFEELLRRTGRMDAVFLHTTRYRLSRPLAFGFEEPHSHAPDHLLYEPAEPGCADLFRRAVSLVLVDDEISTGRTLLNLAAAYRRLNPRLAGVHLVCLTDWLGPRRAGLAAELGVPVPVHSLLRGGYTFEPDPAFDPEPAPDVTGRGELLDAVLPTNHGRLGVRGPLAYDLDAMIAAAGVTPGERVLVLGSGEFAHPPFRLARRLDERGWDVAFQSTTRSPLVGGGELGGVLTFADNTDPAVPNFLYNVAGRRYDRVLIGYETSRLPVAHRLHEMLGATAVYF from the coding sequence ATGACGCACACCGTGCGGCTGCCGTGCGGAACCCTCCGCCTCGACGTCGAAGCGGCGACACTGCCGCTCGACCGCCTGTGCGGTTTCGGCTGCCGGCGCAGCCGCAAGCGCGGGTTCGTGTTCGTCAGCCGGGTGCTCGGCAAGCACGTCCCGGTCCGCCCGCGCGTGATGGCCGAGACGCACGCCCGGCTCGCCGAATCGCTGCTCGACCTGCCGGGCCCCGTGGCCGTCGTCGCGCTCGCGGAGACGGCGACCGGCCTCGGCCAGGGCGTGTTCGAGGAACTACTCCGCCGCACCGGCCGTATGGACGCCGTGTTCCTCCACACCACGCGGTACCGCCTCAGCCGGCCGCTGGCCTTCGGCTTCGAGGAGCCGCACAGCCACGCCCCGGACCACCTCCTGTACGAGCCCGCTGAGCCTGGCTGCGCAGACCTGTTCCGCCGCGCCGTGTCGCTCGTGCTGGTGGACGACGAGATCAGCACCGGCCGCACGCTGCTGAACCTCGCCGCCGCGTACCGCCGCCTCAATCCGCGGCTGGCGGGCGTTCACCTCGTGTGCCTCACCGACTGGCTCGGCCCGCGCCGCGCCGGACTCGCCGCCGAACTCGGCGTTCCCGTTCCCGTCCACAGCCTGCTGCGCGGCGGCTACACGTTCGAGCCCGACCCCGCGTTCGACCCGGAGCCGGCGCCCGACGTGACCGGCCGCGGCGAACTCCTCGACGCGGTTTTGCCCACGAATCACGGCCGCCTCGGCGTCCGCGGCCCACTCGCCTACGACCTCGACGCCATGATCGCGGCCGCGGGCGTGACGCCCGGCGAGCGTGTGCTCGTGCTCGGCAGTGGCGAGTTCGCGCACCCGCCGTTCCGCCTCGCGCGCCGGCTCGACGAGCGCGGCTGGGACGTGGCCTTTCAGTCCACGACGCGCTCGCCACTCGTCGGCGGCGGCGAGCTCGGCGGCGTCCTCACGTTCGCCGACAATACCGACCCCGCCGTGCCGAACTTCCTTTACAACGTCGCCGGCCGCCGCTACGACCGAGTGCTGATCGGCTACGAGACGAGCCGGCTGCCGGTGGCTCACCGCCTGCACGAGATGCTGGGCGCGACGGCCGTGTACTTCTGA
- a CDS encoding enoyl-CoA hydratase-related protein — MPDPAVRVEVRPDRVAVLTIDQPGAKVNVLTVALWDELEVALDALPPDLAGLVIASGKPGCFIAGADLKLLADATPGDPAVKAFIEQGLRVLAKLEALPFPTCAAIDGVALGGGLELALACDLRVMSADQKYRIGVPEVNLGLIPGWGGTQRLPRLIGLARALPLLVEGRQLDLFEAISAGVVTFVEVPSDFRGETLDEIARFVGTLPRPFHRKQHDSFPDAAKPPPPPLDASTAAREVYRVATDGLRLPLADGIKLETEAFLRLAGSDESRGKIAAFFAARKR; from the coding sequence ATGCCCGACCCCGCCGTCCGCGTCGAGGTCCGCCCCGACCGCGTGGCCGTGCTGACGATCGACCAGCCTGGCGCGAAGGTGAACGTCCTCACGGTGGCGCTGTGGGACGAACTCGAAGTCGCACTCGACGCGCTGCCGCCCGACCTGGCGGGTTTGGTGATCGCCAGCGGCAAGCCCGGCTGTTTCATCGCCGGCGCCGACCTGAAACTGCTGGCTGACGCGACGCCCGGCGACCCGGCCGTGAAGGCGTTTATCGAGCAGGGTCTGCGCGTACTGGCGAAGCTGGAGGCGCTGCCATTCCCGACGTGCGCCGCGATCGACGGCGTGGCCCTCGGCGGCGGGCTGGAGTTGGCGCTGGCGTGTGACCTGCGTGTCATGTCGGCGGACCAGAAATACCGAATCGGGGTTCCCGAGGTGAACCTGGGATTGATCCCGGGGTGGGGAGGCACTCAACGCCTGCCGCGGCTCATTGGTCTCGCCCGCGCGCTCCCGCTACTCGTCGAAGGGAGGCAGCTTGATCTCTTCGAGGCGATCAGCGCCGGCGTCGTCACTTTCGTCGAGGTTCCCAGCGACTTCCGCGGTGAGACGCTAGACGAGATCGCAAGGTTCGTCGGGACACTCCCGCGGCCGTTCCACCGGAAGCAGCACGACTCGTTCCCTGACGCCGCCAAGCCCCCGCCGCCACCTCTCGACGCATCGACGGCCGCTCGGGAGGTCTACCGGGTTGCCACCGATGGCCTCCGACTACCGCTCGCCGACGGCATCAAACTCGAAACCGAGGCGTTCCTGCGGCTGGCCGGGTCGGACGAGTCGCGGGGGAAGATCGCCGCGTTCTTCGCCGCGCGGAAGCGGTAG
- a CDS encoding cysteine protease StiP family protein, whose product MTPEPRELASVASPSHPFSGSYDPADVTFLLKPVRLAPTPVAEKERLIQSGARHYSEMISAEKLPSAAYLEVFRRALARNKARFAADVLTLAARLAERPGGVTLVSLARAGTPVGVLLARALHAPHYSVSIIRDRGIDEVALRFILERHPAASVVFVDGWTGKGVIARELAKAVAAFNARTGAGLDGGLWAVADLCGAAAVAATADDYLIPSAVLGATVSGLVSRSILNADVVGPGDFHGCLFLREFAPHDLSRAFVDEVFAAMTTPTPPAPIDAAGLRQRSAAFLAAVRDRTGVRDENHVKPGIGEATRVLLRRVPDRVLVRDQASPDVEHLLVLAREKGVPVEVDAGLPYAAAALIKELDG is encoded by the coding sequence ATGACGCCAGAGCCTCGGGAACTTGCGTCTGTTGCTTCGCCCTCGCACCCGTTCAGCGGCAGCTACGACCCCGCCGACGTGACGTTCCTCCTCAAGCCGGTCCGGCTGGCGCCGACGCCGGTGGCCGAGAAGGAGCGGCTCATCCAGTCCGGCGCCCGCCACTACAGCGAGATGATTTCGGCCGAGAAGCTGCCGTCGGCCGCGTACCTGGAAGTGTTCCGCCGCGCGCTCGCCCGCAACAAGGCCCGCTTCGCCGCCGACGTGCTCACCCTCGCCGCGCGCCTCGCCGAGCGGCCCGGCGGTGTCACTCTGGTGTCACTGGCCCGCGCCGGCACGCCCGTCGGCGTGCTCCTGGCCCGCGCCCTCCACGCGCCGCACTACTCCGTCAGCATCATCCGCGACCGCGGCATCGACGAGGTGGCACTTCGCTTCATCCTGGAACGGCACCCCGCCGCGTCCGTCGTGTTCGTCGACGGCTGGACCGGCAAGGGCGTGATCGCCCGCGAGTTGGCGAAAGCTGTGGCGGCGTTCAACGCCCGCACCGGCGCCGGGCTCGACGGCGGGCTGTGGGCCGTCGCCGACCTGTGCGGGGCGGCCGCCGTCGCCGCCACCGCCGACGACTACCTCATCCCGTCGGCCGTGCTCGGGGCCACCGTGTCGGGGCTCGTCAGCCGGTCGATCCTGAACGCCGACGTGGTCGGCCCCGGCGACTTCCACGGCTGCCTGTTCCTCCGCGAGTTCGCCCCGCACGACCTGTCCCGGGCGTTCGTCGACGAGGTGTTCGCCGCGATGACCACGCCCACGCCGCCGGCGCCGATCGACGCCGCGGGGCTGCGGCAGCGGAGCGCCGCGTTCCTGGCGGCGGTGCGGGATCGCACTGGCGTCCGGGACGAGAACCACGTAAAACCCGGGATCGGCGAGGCCACGCGGGTGCTGCTGCGCCGCGTCCCGGACCGCGTTCTCGTCCGCGACCAGGCCTCGCCCGACGTGGAACACCTGCTCGTGCTGGCCCGCGAGAAGGGCGTGCCGGTCGAAGTCGACGCCGGCCTGCCGTACGCCGCCGCGGCCCTCATCAAGGAGCTCGACGGATGA
- the modA gene encoding molybdate ABC transporter substrate-binding protein, translated as MLSGMSRTTAAAVGSLVLLGLLAAALGWRGRDAGGARPLVVYAAAAVRVPLEVAARDYEAAHGRHVALRFGASEDILTRAGLVNPSDPADVFLPADDSYVRTARDRGLVADGFPLATMRAVVLLAPGNPKGLAGWADLQRDGARVAVPNRAAAVGKLTRDHLTAAGRWETLKPRVADTGTVTEAANAAKVGAADAAVVWDAVAVNYPGQAVLTPPELAGVVGRVEVAVLTQSADRDAALGFARYLADPERGLKTFRTAGFTP; from the coding sequence ATGCTGTCCGGGATGTCGCGCACCACCGCCGCCGCCGTCGGATCACTCGTGCTGCTCGGGCTCCTCGCCGCAGCGCTGGGGTGGCGCGGCCGCGACGCCGGCGGGGCGCGGCCCCTTGTCGTATACGCCGCGGCGGCGGTGCGGGTGCCGCTCGAGGTCGCCGCCCGCGACTACGAGGCCGCACACGGCCGCCACGTCGCGCTGCGGTTCGGCGCGTCCGAGGACATCCTCACGCGGGCTGGCCTGGTCAACCCGTCGGACCCCGCCGACGTGTTCCTCCCCGCCGACGACTCGTACGTCCGCACGGCTCGCGACCGCGGGCTTGTTGCGGACGGCTTCCCGCTCGCCACCATGCGCGCGGTCGTGCTGCTGGCGCCGGGTAACCCGAAGGGGCTCGCCGGTTGGGCCGACCTCCAGCGCGACGGCGCGCGGGTGGCGGTGCCGAACCGCGCCGCGGCCGTCGGCAAGCTCACCCGCGACCACCTGACCGCCGCCGGCCGGTGGGAGACGCTGAAGCCGCGCGTGGCCGACACCGGCACCGTGACCGAGGCGGCGAACGCGGCGAAGGTCGGGGCCGCGGACGCGGCCGTGGTGTGGGACGCGGTCGCCGTGAACTACCCCGGGCAGGCCGTGCTGACGCCGCCGGAACTGGCCGGCGTCGTGGGCCGCGTCGAGGTGGCGGTGCTGACGCAGTCGGCCGACCGCGACGCGGCGCTGGGCTTCGCCCGCTACCTCGCCGACCCGGAGCGCGGGCTGAAGACGTTCCGCACAGCGGGGTTCACGCCATGA
- a CDS encoding OprO/OprP family phosphate-selective porin, which yields MNRFSLTLAGAALLLVAPRLTAKQPSLPDLPVPAPTAVDRLNDVVNPGPLDEKAVRGIVDAALKERDAKQKQADDAKKRAAAEKGHEVGSELNLRAYWDNGLWFATPDNDWKFHFGGRFQFQSVFFAQPFGLRGPPPGNGGVPQQGAGGGVGPLDDGMFFRRVRLRSDGVAYETFEYVLEVNFEQLNFVVFDHMWVGSRDDYWGALRVGQHKIPQGLEMMGSDYHLTFIERSPLSDSLYNLFGPGVFYMNNFQEQNVAFQAMFHRVQPVQFGTDDFGNGNYAGTFRLTGTPIYEGDGAGVLHLGGSYQYRSGDLGRSILPGGTGSTFGDTQNVTRFRARPNLRDGTGIGATNFLGSNTNRFVDTGFLLTDGVSTLGPEFLAIAGPFSVQAEAGFSYVSNARSLYGGNGLAPGQNVGTPMFWGGYVEASYILTGEHRGYDRRNGMYDRIKVRENAFLVKGEDGRHHWGTGAWQVGYRYSYLDLNANGITGGELAQHEAAVNWYLNDNTKMQFVYLNADRIVPAPNNGGRVHGFSMFAQYYF from the coding sequence ATGAACCGCTTTTCTCTCACGCTCGCGGGAGCGGCCCTCCTCCTGGTTGCGCCCCGACTGACGGCGAAGCAGCCCAGCCTCCCCGACCTACCGGTTCCGGCGCCGACCGCCGTGGACCGCCTCAACGACGTGGTCAACCCCGGTCCTCTCGACGAGAAGGCCGTCCGGGGGATCGTGGACGCCGCGCTGAAGGAGCGCGACGCCAAGCAAAAGCAAGCCGACGACGCCAAGAAGAGGGCCGCGGCGGAGAAGGGCCACGAGGTCGGCAGCGAGCTGAACCTGCGTGCGTACTGGGACAACGGGCTGTGGTTCGCCACCCCCGACAACGACTGGAAGTTCCACTTCGGCGGGCGGTTCCAGTTCCAGAGCGTGTTCTTCGCCCAGCCGTTCGGCCTCCGCGGCCCCCCACCGGGCAACGGCGGCGTGCCCCAGCAGGGCGCGGGCGGCGGGGTCGGCCCGCTCGACGACGGCATGTTCTTCCGCCGCGTCCGGCTGCGGTCCGACGGCGTAGCATACGAGACGTTTGAGTACGTGCTGGAGGTGAACTTCGAGCAGCTAAACTTCGTCGTATTCGACCACATGTGGGTCGGGTCGCGAGACGACTACTGGGGCGCCCTGCGGGTCGGCCAGCACAAGATCCCGCAGGGGTTGGAAATGATGGGGAGCGACTACCACCTCACGTTCATCGAGCGGTCGCCGCTGTCCGACTCGCTGTACAACCTGTTCGGCCCGGGCGTGTTCTACATGAACAACTTCCAGGAGCAAAACGTGGCGTTCCAGGCGATGTTCCACCGCGTCCAGCCGGTGCAGTTCGGGACCGACGACTTCGGCAACGGGAACTACGCCGGCACGTTCCGCCTGACGGGCACGCCGATCTACGAGGGCGACGGGGCGGGCGTTCTCCACCTCGGCGGGTCGTACCAGTACCGGAGCGGCGACCTCGGCCGGTCGATCCTCCCCGGCGGCACCGGGAGCACGTTCGGCGACACCCAGAACGTGACGCGGTTCCGCGCCCGGCCGAACCTCCGCGACGGCACCGGCATCGGCGCCACCAATTTCCTCGGGTCGAACACGAACCGGTTCGTGGACACCGGGTTCCTGCTGACCGACGGGGTGAGCACGCTGGGGCCGGAGTTCCTGGCGATCGCCGGGCCGTTCTCGGTGCAGGCCGAGGCCGGGTTCAGCTACGTGAGCAACGCCCGCTCGCTGTACGGCGGCAACGGCCTGGCGCCGGGGCAGAACGTGGGGACCCCGATGTTCTGGGGCGGGTACGTGGAGGCCAGCTACATCCTGACCGGCGAGCACCGCGGGTACGACCGCCGCAACGGCATGTACGACCGGATCAAGGTGCGGGAGAACGCCTTCCTCGTGAAGGGCGAAGACGGCCGGCACCACTGGGGCACCGGGGCGTGGCAGGTGGGCTACCGGTACTCGTACCTCGACCTGAACGCGAACGGCATCACCGGCGGCGAGCTGGCCCAGCACGAGGCTGCCGTGAACTGGTATCTGAACGACAACACCAAGATGCAGTTCGTCTACCTCAACGCCGACCGCATCGTGCCGGCCCCGAACAACGGGGGCCGGGTGCACGGGTTCTCGATGTTCGCCCAGTACTACTTCTGA